In Natranaerobius trueperi, the sequence AATGTTTACTTTTAAAGCTGGAGAAGCATATATGATTCGAAATGGTCAAGTAGAAGAAATGGTAAGAGATGTAAACCTGACTGGAAATGTATTTGAAACATTAAATAATATATCTGCGATTTCTAATGACCTTAGGATTAAAGATTCCGGAGGAGGTTGTGGTAAAGGAGGTCAAGGTCCTCTACCTACCAGCCAAGGTTCTCCGTCGGTAAGAGTTGAGAATGTTATCATAGGAGGGAAGTCTGATGGATAAGCTCTTATCCCTAGCGCGAAAGAATGGAGAACAAGCTGAGATTTTCACAGTAACTCAGACTAGAACTCCAGTTGAATTTGAAAATAATAAACTAAAAAATATTAAAACACAAGAAACACAAAGTTCAGCTGTTAGGTTAATTAACCCTGAAGGAAGGCAAGGTTTTTGTAGTACAACTACAACTGAAGAACCTGAGAAACTATTAGATAAAGCAAGAGAAACTAGTCAGTTTGGAAGAGAATTTCAAGCTAACTTACCTTCTACTACTCCTGAACCTTTAGAAAACATGTATGATAAAGATATCCTTGACCTTTCTATGACTAAGATGATGGAAATGGGTGAAGAAATAGTAGATACTATCAAAAGTAAAAATACTGACGCACTTGCTCATGCTGCTGTTGAAAAAGTGAAAACAAAAATTGCAATAAAGAACTCACTTGGTCTTGATACTCAATACGAAAAAACTTCTTTTTCAGTAAGTGGTGGAGCCATGTTGTTAGTAGGTACTAGCTTTCTTAGTATACACCAACAAAAAAAATTACCTAGATACTTTAGTGACCTAACAGCAATGAAAGAAGAATTACTACAAGATCTACATTTTGGTGTTAAAGAAAAAGATGTTTCTAGTGGAAAATACAAAGTAATTTTCGCTCCAGAAGCAATGAGTGAATTTTTACGGCCTATACTTGCTAGTATTAATGGTAAAAGTGTTGAAAAGGGAGTATCTCCCTTTAAGAATAAAACCGGTGAACAACTATTTGATGCACGTTTTAACCTAACAGATATGCCCCATAGACCGTTTTCACCAGGCATGTGCCCTGTAGATGATGAAGGGGTAATCACCCAAGAAACACCTTTAATAAAGAATGGTACAATTGCTAATTTCCCAGTAGATCTTTTAACAGCAAAATCACTAGGGCTTAAACCAACTGGACATGGTATCAGAGGAGGGGCTACATCACTTCCTAGTCCAGGTTTTCATACCTGTGTATTAACTCCAGGTGATAAACCAATTAATGATATGATTAAAGATTTAGATCGAGCAATTATTATTAAAGATTTAATGGGTGCTTGGGCAGGCAACCCTTATAGTGGAGAAGTAAATGGAAACATTTCTCTAGGTTACATTGTTGGAAATGGTAAAATTTTAGGAAGAATTAAAGATTGTATGGTGTCTATTAATACTTTTGAGGCATTAAAACACCAACTAATTAACTTTAGCCAGGAAACCAAGTGGATAGGAAACTTCTTATTCCCATACGCTATGTTAGATAACGTGGATATCACAGCAAAGTAATATAGTTTTTACAAGAAAAGTGCTGTTCTAACAGCACTTTTCTTTTTCTTATTCCCTCAATAAGCATTTTTTCTCTATTAAATGAATACGTTATTACAAAATACTTCAGGGGGAATTAATCCGTGTTTTTTAGTGTTAATTTCAAAAGAAAGGCTTCATTGTTATTGTTAATTGGTTTTTTTGTAGTTATAGGTACCTTTGGATATCTCTCTATTATTGAAGAGAAAACTCCAACCGTAATACCAATAACTGCAGATGAGCGCAAAGTACCAATCTATTCAGTAGATACAGAAGAAAAGAAAATTTCAATTTCTTTTGATGCTGCCTGGGGTGCAGAACGAACACCAGACATTTTAGACATACTTGATAAGTACGATATCAAAACTACGTTTTTCGTGACAGGGTTTTGGTTAGAAAACTACCCTGATGTGGCAGAAGAAATTTCAGAAAGAGGTCATGAAGTTGAAAATCATAGTTTAACACATCCTCATATGACTAATTTAGATGAACAACAGATTCGTGAAGAAGTAGAACGAGTACATCATCAACTCTACGATATCACAGGAGAAGAACCTATTTTATTTCGCCCGCCTTTCGGTGACTATGATGATCTACTTGTAGAAACCCTGGAGGACATGGACTATTATCCAATTCAATGGAGTATTGACTCACTTGATTGGCAAGCACCTGATGCAAATTATATTGAATCTATTGTTTTAGACGAAGTTGAGCCAGGAGAGATTGTGTTATTTCATAACAATGGTACTTATACACCTGAAGCAGTAGATAATATTTTAAAAGAGTTAATCAAAGAACAAGGTTATGAAGTTGTTCCCATCTCTGAACTAATCTATAAAGATAATTATTATGTCGAACCCACTAATGGACTACAGGTCCCAGAAAATTAAGTGATTAGTCAATAAATTTCAAACTATTTGTTCAAAGTACTTTAATCTATCTGTTTAAGTTTCTGCTATTTTTAAATGAAAATCATTTAAGCGCTAGCTTTCTTCTTTCTAGGTTACTGCAGTATAGATATTAAAAACTTCTTTCCAATATCAAACTATATTGCTCTTATCATCTTCCCAATAAAAAAAGCTAAGTCTGAACTTAATCAGACTTAGCTTTTTTTAAGTTTTAATGTACTTATTGGTTAGAATTACACCAACCAAACACAGAGCAATTACATAATAAAATACATTTAGATAATTACCATGAAAATCAAGTAGAATACCAGAACTTGTAACACCAGCAATTGCACCTATACCATATGCAGTAAAAACCAGTCCATAATTATCACTATAATTTTTTATTCCATAAAGTTTGAGTGTTGAAGTTGGAGCTATCGCAAGCCATCCTCCCATATTAAACCAAAATATCGAAAATGTGATGATATAAACTACAATATCATTGCCTAAAGTAATTAAGCCCATCGCAGCTACCGATATCAAGAGAAACGATAGGATCATTGTATTTCTTAAAGCAAAACGATCAGTAATCCAACCAAAAATTGGTCTACCTATGCCATTAAAAATTGCAAATATAGCCATCAACCTTGTCACCATTAACGATTCAAGTTCAAAATAATCAACGCCTACATTATTAGTCATTCCAATCATCATAAGCCCTATCATTGTTCCAATAGTAAAATTTAAATAAACCCCTTTAAAACTCATAGTTTTAATCATTTCTTTTAATGGTATATCTTCTGAATCATGAGAATGTTGAGTTTTATAATTGTAACTAGATACATCTTCACAACTAGGGTATTTAAATGGAAATGCTAATACTGGTAATAATACGCCAAAGCTTACTCCAAGAATAAAAAAAGCTCGCATTACACCAAAATTTACAACTAAAATTCTAGCAACTGGAGCCGTTATCAATGGTGAAAGTCCGAATCCAACTAGGATCAATCCTACTGCAAATCCCTTTTTATCAGGAAACCACTTCGCAGCAGCATTCATGAGAACACCATATGCTATTCCTACAC encodes:
- a CDS encoding TldD/PmbA family protein, which gives rise to MDKLLSLARKNGEQAEIFTVTQTRTPVEFENNKLKNIKTQETQSSAVRLINPEGRQGFCSTTTTEEPEKLLDKARETSQFGREFQANLPSTTPEPLENMYDKDILDLSMTKMMEMGEEIVDTIKSKNTDALAHAAVEKVKTKIAIKNSLGLDTQYEKTSFSVSGGAMLLVGTSFLSIHQQKKLPRYFSDLTAMKEELLQDLHFGVKEKDVSSGKYKVIFAPEAMSEFLRPILASINGKSVEKGVSPFKNKTGEQLFDARFNLTDMPHRPFSPGMCPVDDEGVITQETPLIKNGTIANFPVDLLTAKSLGLKPTGHGIRGGATSLPSPGFHTCVLTPGDKPINDMIKDLDRAIIIKDLMGAWAGNPYSGEVNGNISLGYIVGNGKILGRIKDCMVSINTFEALKHQLINFSQETKWIGNFLFPYAMLDNVDITAK
- a CDS encoding polysaccharide deacetylase family protein produces the protein MFFSVNFKRKASLLLLIGFFVVIGTFGYLSIIEEKTPTVIPITADERKVPIYSVDTEEKKISISFDAAWGAERTPDILDILDKYDIKTTFFVTGFWLENYPDVAEEISERGHEVENHSLTHPHMTNLDEQQIREEVERVHHQLYDITGEEPILFRPPFGDYDDLLVETLEDMDYYPIQWSIDSLDWQAPDANYIESIVLDEVEPGEIVLFHNNGTYTPEAVDNILKELIKEQGYEVVPISELIYKDNYYVEPTNGLQVPEN
- a CDS encoding OFA family MFS transporter — its product is MFSNKTIKSNNRWALIVLGILIMMFLGTVYSYSVFRVALENELQVGSAKSGMPYMVALAFYALFMFFTSKHIESSHPRNVIITGGLLVALGWILSSFATDIFVLTITYGCISGAGVGIAYGVLMNAAAKWFPDKKGFAVGLILVGFGLSPLITAPVARILVVNFGVMRAFFILGVSFGVLLPVLAFPFKYPSCEDVSSYNYKTQHSHDSEDIPLKEMIKTMSFKGVYLNFTIGTMIGLMMIGMTNNVGVDYFELESLMVTRLMAIFAIFNGIGRPIFGWITDRFALRNTMILSFLLISVAAMGLITLGNDIVVYIITFSIFWFNMGGWLAIAPTSTLKLYGIKNYSDNYGLVFTAYGIGAIAGVTSSGILLDFHGNYLNVFYYVIALCLVGVILTNKYIKT